The proteins below come from a single Iocasia fonsfrigidae genomic window:
- a CDS encoding 2-isopropylmalate synthase gives MMRKIHVLDTTLRDGEQVPGAKLNLEEKLEIARQLKKLRVDTIEAGFSASSPGDFEAVTRIAKTVGNDGGPVITALARAVKSDIDAVYESVKFAERPLIHIVLGTSSQHLDKKFKKSKEEILSKGVEAVKYAKKLLHEVQYSTEDASRSDFEYLWKTIEAVVKAGATVINVPDTVGYAVPEEFGELINKLNYRLKNLNDKVLLSVHCHNDTGLATANTLMAVKNGADRVECTINGLGERAGNAALEEVVMGLKTRVDYYGAYTDIVSKEIMNTSRLVSNLMGLDVQVNKAITGENAFAHSSGIHQDGLLKSRDVYEIINPADVGCEEMEMVLTARSGKHAFRNALEKIGFQLDNEDEFAELFDKYLELADKKKEVYYHDLFYLANIFMIEKHGKSTSIRLYELENLQVISNDLFPTATVKLKRGNETYQGSAAGDGPIDALYSAIKSMINIELELKEYKISSISRGKEALGKVALKLSYQDKIYSSRAIDTDIIKASALAFLNGINRIIMEQTKEKAKDEHSA, from the coding sequence ATAATGAGAAAGATCCATGTGTTAGATACAACATTAAGGGATGGCGAACAGGTACCAGGAGCAAAGTTGAATCTGGAAGAAAAATTAGAAATAGCCAGGCAGTTAAAGAAATTAAGGGTTGATACGATTGAAGCTGGTTTTTCCGCCTCATCACCAGGTGATTTTGAGGCAGTTACCAGGATTGCTAAGACTGTAGGTAATGATGGTGGACCAGTAATAACCGCTCTGGCCAGGGCAGTTAAGTCTGATATAGATGCTGTTTATGAAAGTGTAAAGTTTGCTGAAAGGCCGTTAATTCATATTGTGTTAGGAACTTCTTCACAACATCTTGATAAGAAATTTAAAAAGAGCAAAGAAGAGATTTTAAGCAAAGGGGTAGAAGCGGTAAAATATGCTAAAAAGCTGCTCCATGAGGTCCAGTATTCTACAGAAGATGCCTCAAGGTCAGATTTTGAATACCTCTGGAAGACTATTGAGGCTGTAGTTAAAGCAGGGGCTACGGTTATCAATGTCCCTGATACAGTTGGTTATGCAGTCCCCGAGGAGTTTGGGGAATTGATCAATAAACTTAACTACCGTCTAAAAAACCTGAATGATAAGGTGCTCCTTAGTGTACACTGTCATAATGATACTGGTCTGGCAACAGCTAATACCTTAATGGCTGTAAAAAACGGGGCAGATAGGGTAGAGTGTACTATCAATGGACTCGGTGAAAGAGCAGGTAATGCTGCACTGGAAGAGGTGGTTATGGGGCTTAAGACCAGAGTTGATTATTATGGTGCCTATACAGATATTGTAAGCAAAGAGATTATGAATACCTCCCGTCTTGTCTCTAATCTGATGGGGCTGGATGTTCAGGTTAATAAGGCTATTACTGGTGAAAATGCCTTTGCCCATTCATCAGGAATTCATCAGGATGGTCTCTTAAAATCTCGTGATGTGTACGAGATAATAAATCCGGCAGATGTTGGTTGTGAAGAGATGGAGATGGTTCTTACAGCCAGATCAGGGAAACATGCCTTCCGTAATGCCCTGGAGAAAATAGGTTTCCAGCTTGATAATGAAGATGAATTTGCTGAGTTATTTGATAAATACCTTGAACTAGCTGATAAAAAGAAAGAGGTATATTATCATGATCTCTTCTACCTTGCTAATATTTTTATGATTGAGAAACACGGTAAATCTACCAGTATCAGGTTATATGAACTGGAAAATCTGCAGGTAATAAGTAATGATCTTTTCCCGACAGCTACGGTTAAACTAAAAAGAGGCAATGAAACATATCAGGGGAGTGCTGCAGGTGATGGCCCAATAGATGCCCTGTATTCTGCCATAAAATCAATGATCAATATTGAATTAGAATTAAAAGAGTATAAGATAAGTAGTATTTCACGGGGTAAAGAGGCCCTGGGTAAGGTTGCCCTCAAACTCTCTTATCAAGATAAAATATATTCATCACGGGCCATAGATACTGATATTATCAAAGCCAGTGCCCTGGCCTTCCTAAATGGTATAAATCGTATTATTATGGAGCAGACAAAGGAAAAGGCCAAAGATGAGCACTCAGCTTAA
- a CDS encoding MBL fold metallo-hydrolase: protein MGLKITTLVENSLGENLALLAAHGLSFLIEEDDKSFLFDLGQHDLVVKNAAELGFDLSLISKVIISHNHYDHGGGLKDLINNFGPQEIIVHKDFFEEKYGIGKIKMEYLGINYTLKSLLKTGSKIQEISDNITYISDNIFIAANFKRKSSFEKVNKRFYIKRDNELVLDEFNDEIAVGIKSPKGLIILLGCSHPGVVNMLNSIIERTGIDDIYCILGGTHLVEGETERISKTIQYIKDLDVDYIGISHCTGKKAEKAFKQELPNKFFHNSTGTTIEIM, encoded by the coding sequence ATGGGTTTAAAGATAACCACTTTAGTAGAAAATAGCTTAGGAGAAAACTTGGCTTTACTGGCAGCACATGGATTGTCCTTTTTGATTGAAGAAGATGACAAATCATTTTTATTTGATCTTGGACAACATGATTTAGTTGTTAAGAATGCTGCAGAGCTGGGATTTGACCTTTCTCTGATAAGCAAGGTAATAATCAGTCATAATCATTATGATCATGGTGGTGGTTTGAAAGATTTAATAAATAATTTTGGCCCACAAGAAATAATTGTCCATAAAGATTTTTTCGAAGAAAAATATGGAATTGGTAAAATAAAAATGGAGTATTTGGGAATTAATTATACCTTAAAGTCTTTGTTGAAAACAGGCTCAAAAATCCAAGAGATTTCAGATAATATAACCTATATAAGTGATAATATATTTATTGCTGCTAATTTTAAAAGAAAAAGTAGTTTTGAAAAAGTTAATAAACGTTTTTATATTAAAAGAGATAATGAATTAGTTTTAGATGAATTTAATGATGAAATTGCAGTAGGAATAAAGTCTCCAAAAGGATTAATAATTTTACTTGGGTGTTCTCATCCTGGCGTGGTAAATATGCTTAATTCGATTATTGAGAGGACAGGAATAGATGATATCTATTGTATTTTGGGAGGGACACATTTAGTAGAGGGAGAAACAGAACGAATAAGTAAAACGATACAATATATCAAGGATTTAGATGTTGATTATATAGGAATCTCACATTGTACAGGGAAAAAAGCAGAGAAGGCATTTAAACAAGAACTGCCTAACAAGTTCTTCCATAATAGTACAGGGACTACAATAGAAATTATGTAA
- a CDS encoding GntP family permease has product MSGLPLILIVLLGLVLMVLGITKLKMHPFIVLLLTAYFIGILTFMPVSEIVGTMTEGFGGIMANIGIVIIAGTIIGTILEKTGAALTMANTILGIFGKDRSVLTMSITGYVVSIPVFCDSGFVILSPLSRAIAEKSKVSLAVTATALSSGLYATHCLVPPTPGPIYMAAALKANLGMVIIFGLIVSIPALISGWIYAKKVASKYDIAPNPEETMDSLLEKYGSLPKPLESFAPILLPIILIAFKSIADFPSAPLGEGALRSFLNFIGDPVTALIIGVFLAIRLINSNYKDKTFDWVQDGIINAGMILAITGAGGALGAILRSLPLADAVSGFLLEYHVGLLLPFILAALLKTAMGASTVAMVTVAAMIAPLMGDLGLTSEVAKVLTVLAMGAGSMTVSHANDSYFWVVAKFSDMDTSTAYKTQTGVTLVEGIVSIVTIYILAAIFI; this is encoded by the coding sequence ATGAGTGGTTTACCTTTGATTTTAATTGTTTTATTAGGATTAGTATTAATGGTTTTAGGAATTACAAAGTTAAAAATGCATCCCTTTATTGTATTATTATTAACAGCATATTTCATTGGAATACTAACATTTATGCCAGTATCAGAAATAGTTGGAACAATGACTGAAGGTTTTGGCGGTATTATGGCCAATATTGGTATAGTCATTATAGCAGGAACGATTATAGGTACTATTCTTGAAAAGACTGGTGCTGCATTAACTATGGCTAATACTATTTTGGGAATATTCGGTAAAGACCGTTCGGTTTTAACTATGAGTATAACAGGTTATGTTGTATCAATTCCTGTATTTTGTGATTCGGGTTTTGTAATACTTTCTCCACTTAGCCGGGCAATTGCTGAAAAATCCAAGGTCTCTTTAGCAGTAACTGCTACAGCTTTAAGTTCAGGTTTATATGCGACCCATTGTTTGGTACCACCTACACCAGGGCCGATTTATATGGCAGCTGCACTCAAAGCTAATCTAGGAATGGTTATTATCTTTGGTCTTATTGTTTCAATTCCAGCCTTAATTTCAGGGTGGATATATGCTAAAAAAGTTGCTTCAAAATATGATATTGCTCCTAATCCAGAAGAAACTATGGACTCTTTATTGGAAAAATACGGTAGCTTACCAAAACCGCTGGAGTCCTTTGCTCCAATATTGTTACCTATAATTTTGATTGCTTTTAAATCAATAGCTGATTTTCCCAGTGCACCTTTAGGTGAGGGGGCTTTAAGGTCTTTTCTAAATTTTATAGGGGATCCAGTAACTGCATTGATTATAGGTGTTTTCTTGGCTATAAGATTAATTAATTCAAACTATAAAGACAAGACATTTGATTGGGTTCAAGATGGTATTATTAATGCTGGAATGATCTTAGCTATTACAGGTGCTGGTGGGGCTTTAGGCGCCATATTAAGGAGTTTACCATTAGCAGATGCTGTAAGTGGTTTTTTATTGGAGTACCATGTAGGTTTATTATTACCCTTTATCTTGGCGGCCTTACTTAAAACAGCCATGGGTGCTTCAACAGTAGCTATGGTTACAGTGGCAGCAATGATAGCACCATTAATGGGTGATTTGGGTTTAACAAGCGAAGTTGCTAAGGTTCTTACTGTTCTGGCTATGGGGGCAGGTTCTATGACTGTTTCTCATGCAAATGATAGTTATTTCTGGGTAGTGGCTAAGTTTTCAGATATGGACACATCAACAGCATATAAAACCCAGACAGGGGTAACGCTAGTAGAAGGTATAGTCAGTATAGTTACTATTTATATTTTGGCAGCTATATTTATTTAA
- a CDS encoding CdaR family transcriptional regulator, whose protein sequence is MRLNPKLAKKIVNKTMNVLGKNINIMDYNGVIIASGEHKRVDSFHEISVQVIKKEKIIIIGENEAEKYKGVKPGINLPIKFNSKIIGVVGITGKIEEVEGYGRIVKDLVELMLQQELFYSELDRKNKVSENFYQQLLSNKISDIDLLKDRANLLKIKYHLLRVILVLKLEPFNAEMVTKKMQNICDKGNFYNNRNKDVFLIRGENLILIKSFSNIKEKRDIEINIQKYISEIKKNYFKETYQFIVGVGSICEKLDELYLSYQGAKHALEVGEKIHKMKDNEYIFFLNKLGYDYFLPFIPDNYANYYLHNLFNHDIAQVFSKNDIGHILEALYNNNLNLTKSADELMMHRNTLLYKLKNIKSYTGINPKEAKGLFVLLIAYHLYLYEK, encoded by the coding sequence ATGCGTCTTAATCCAAAATTAGCTAAAAAAATTGTCAATAAAACAATGAATGTTTTAGGAAAGAATATTAATATTATGGACTATAATGGAGTCATTATTGCAAGTGGGGAGCATAAACGTGTTGATTCTTTTCATGAAATATCAGTTCAAGTTATTAAAAAAGAAAAAATAATTATTATTGGAGAAAATGAAGCTGAGAAATATAAAGGGGTTAAGCCTGGAATTAATTTACCGATTAAATTTAATAGTAAAATTATAGGTGTAGTTGGTATTACCGGTAAAATAGAAGAAGTGGAGGGTTATGGTAGAATAGTAAAAGATTTGGTAGAGTTGATGTTGCAGCAAGAATTATTTTATAGTGAATTAGATAGAAAAAATAAAGTTAGTGAAAATTTTTACCAGCAGCTATTAAGTAATAAGATTTCAGATATAGATTTATTGAAAGATAGAGCAAATTTATTAAAAATAAAATATCATTTACTAAGAGTTATTTTAGTCTTAAAGTTAGAACCCTTTAATGCTGAGATGGTAACTAAAAAAATGCAAAATATTTGTGATAAAGGTAATTTCTATAATAATAGGAATAAAGATGTTTTTTTAATTAGAGGAGAAAATTTAATATTAATCAAGTCTTTTTCTAATATTAAAGAAAAACGGGATATTGAAATAAACATACAAAAATATATTAGTGAGATAAAAAAAAATTATTTTAAGGAGACATATCAGTTTATTGTTGGGGTTGGATCAATATGTGAAAAGCTAGATGAATTATATTTATCCTACCAAGGGGCCAAACATGCTTTAGAAGTAGGAGAAAAGATACATAAAATGAAAGACAATGAATATATTTTTTTTCTTAATAAATTAGGTTATGATTATTTTCTTCCTTTTATTCCAGATAATTATGCAAACTATTATTTACATAATTTATTCAATCATGATATTGCACAAGTTTTTTCAAAAAATGATATTGGACATATATTAGAAGCCTTGTATAATAATAATTTGAATTTGACTAAAAGTGCTGATGAATTAATGATGCATCGTAACACATTATTATATAAACTAAAAAACATTAAAAGTTATACTGGTATAAATCCTAAAGAAGCAAAGGGTTTATTTGTTTTATTAATTGCCTACCATTTATATTTGTATGAAAAGTAA
- a CDS encoding PhzF family phenazine biosynthesis protein: MNIFIVDAFTDQPYRGNPAAVCFLDSVKKDDWMQDVAKEMNLSETAFILKEDNAFSLRWFTPETEVDLCGHATLASAHILWEKGFVKGNEIRFNTKRGLLTAVKEEDWIELNFPLEIEEECLTPVELKKGLGVDFKYTGKNRLDYIVEIESEESLKRLQPDFNILKKIKSRGIIVTSQTKKTGIDFVSRCFYPVLGINEDPVTGSAHCCLGPFWQQKLKKNKLTARQLSSRGGLLKLTVLKERILIAGQAVTTLQGQLCGK, from the coding sequence ATTAATATTTTTATTGTTGATGCATTTACCGACCAGCCTTATCGGGGAAATCCAGCTGCCGTTTGCTTTTTAGATTCAGTTAAAAAAGATGATTGGATGCAGGATGTCGCTAAGGAGATGAATTTATCAGAGACTGCTTTTATACTAAAAGAGGATAATGCTTTTTCATTAAGATGGTTTACACCTGAAACTGAGGTTGACCTCTGCGGACACGCTACCTTAGCAAGTGCACATATTCTGTGGGAAAAAGGGTTTGTGAAGGGAAATGAAATAAGGTTCAATACAAAAAGAGGGCTGCTAACAGCAGTCAAAGAGGAAGACTGGATAGAATTAAACTTCCCTCTAGAAATTGAAGAAGAGTGTCTGACTCCAGTTGAATTGAAAAAGGGCTTAGGGGTAGATTTTAAGTATACTGGGAAAAACAGGCTTGATTATATTGTAGAGATTGAGAGTGAAGAAAGCTTAAAGAGGCTACAACCCGATTTTAATATCTTAAAGAAGATTAAATCCAGGGGTATTATTGTAACCAGTCAAACAAAAAAAACAGGAATTGATTTTGTCTCCAGGTGTTTCTATCCCGTTTTGGGTATCAATGAAGACCCGGTAACTGGTTCTGCCCACTGCTGTTTAGGCCCCTTCTGGCAGCAGAAACTCAAAAAAAATAAGTTGACTGCCCGGCAGCTATCCAGCAGGGGTGGTCTGCTCAAATTAACTGTTTTAAAAGAGCGTATTTTAATAGCTGGTCAGGCAGTAACAACTTTACAGGGGCAATTGTGTGGAAAATAG
- a CDS encoding C-GCAxxG-C-C family protein has product MNYDNIIKERVHQYYWEEDLNCATAMLKILAEIFEVKLNLQVIDSAIGMHGAGSFGAQCGLVEGSLMFLGIFGKKQLISHGEIIEKCYNFADKFQKEFGSLLCSELRPEGFKKDNPPHLCEDMTRKAVDFTVNYIMNNNSLSRDCG; this is encoded by the coding sequence ATGAACTATGATAATATCATTAAGGAAAGGGTACATCAGTATTATTGGGAGGAAGATTTAAATTGTGCTACTGCGATGTTAAAAATACTGGCTGAGATATTTGAAGTCAAATTAAATTTACAGGTGATAGACTCAGCTATAGGTATGCATGGTGCAGGGTCATTTGGAGCACAATGTGGCTTAGTTGAGGGTTCATTAATGTTTTTGGGTATATTCGGCAAGAAACAGCTGATTTCCCATGGTGAAATTATTGAAAAGTGTTATAATTTTGCTGATAAGTTTCAGAAAGAATTCGGTAGTTTGCTTTGTAGTGAACTGCGTCCAGAGGGGTTTAAAAAAGATAATCCCCCACATTTATGTGAAGATATGACCAGGAAGGCAGTAGATTTTACTGTTAACTATATAATGAATAATAATAGTTTGTCTAGAGATTGTGGATAA
- a CDS encoding tetratricopeptide repeat protein, whose product MLKYFKKFIDRFKEKSNFNKALKYLNTGEYGQAENILVALVDSNNLDLKMVYFNLAAVLIGNEKFEEAEFYLKKAIKVKNNIDFFWGTLGEVYILQEKWLMAEDSLQEAIKLNKSKKLYRDKLSIVKGNQKIKDNYLKYYYLVKKALKLQKEEKWEKSIDMFKKALEYNNIMGYAYNQIGAIYNNKLDNAKEAIKYFKLALEKEPGNTMFKMNYNRVK is encoded by the coding sequence ATGTTAAAGTATTTCAAAAAATTTATTGACAGGTTTAAAGAAAAAAGTAATTTTAACAAGGCATTAAAATATTTAAACACAGGAGAGTATGGACAAGCTGAAAATATATTAGTAGCTCTAGTTGATTCTAATAATTTAGATTTAAAAATGGTCTATTTTAATCTTGCTGCCGTTTTAATAGGAAATGAAAAATTTGAAGAAGCAGAATTCTATTTAAAAAAGGCAATTAAAGTCAAAAATAATATAGATTTTTTCTGGGGTACACTGGGAGAAGTATATATTTTACAGGAAAAATGGCTAATGGCAGAAGACAGTCTTCAAGAAGCAATCAAATTAAATAAGAGTAAAAAGTTATATAGAGATAAGTTAAGTATTGTAAAAGGGAACCAAAAAATCAAGGATAATTATTTAAAATATTATTATTTAGTTAAGAAGGCCCTCAAATTACAGAAAGAAGAAAAATGGGAAAAGAGTATTGATATGTTTAAAAAAGCATTAGAATATAATAATATAATGGGCTATGCCTATAATCAAATAGGGGCTATTTACAATAATAAGCTGGATAATGCTAAAGAAGCTATAAAGTATTTTAAATTGGCCTTGGAAAAAGAACCTGGAAATACAATGTTCAAGATGAATTATAACCGCGTAAAATAA
- a CDS encoding sugar diacid recognition domain-containing protein, with translation MEWDYRVSKEHAEKIVDILHRVTGNNVNFMDSNGEIIATKQPERLGTIHKAAKRIMEGKVDCVSITAQEAKDIEGALPGYNGAIELNGKRIGCIGITGDPTTVEPLQKLAAMIVVEEIKKDFANKKKEELNKIIAVQIKEVSLSIQEITEGAEEIAISSSQMEEMADKIETQIEEINNILQLVTNIAKRTKLLGLNASIEAARAGNEGRGFGIVAQEVRNLSSDSSNSIKKIEDQLFEIKDLISNITESIYKNSTTTKKEAKTLKYIKNNVISIENNIEKLTK, from the coding sequence ATGGAATGGGATTATAGAGTAAGCAAAGAACATGCAGAGAAGATTGTTGATATTTTACATAGAGTAACAGGTAATAATGTTAATTTTATGGATAGTAATGGTGAAATTATTGCTACTAAACAACCAGAGAGATTAGGTACTATTCATAAAGCGGCCAAACGAATAATGGAAGGAAAAGTAGATTGTGTAAGTATCACAGCTCAAGAGGCGAAAGATATAGAAGGAGCCTTACCTGGTTATAATGGCGCTATTGAACTTAATGGGAAAAGGATAGGTTGTATTGGTATTACAGGGGATCCAACTACAGTAGAACCATTACAAAAATTAGCAGCCATGATTGTTGTAGAAGAAATAAAGAAGGATTTTGCTAATAAAAAGAAAGAGGAATTAAATAAAATAATAGCTGTGCAAATTAAAGAAGTTTCTTTGTCTATTCAGGAAATTACTGAGGGAGCAGAAGAAATTGCTATAAGTAGTAGTCAAATGGAAGAAATGGCAGATAAAATAGAAACTCAGATTGAAGAGATTAATAATATATTACAATTAGTTACTAATATTGCAAAAAGAACAAAATTATTAGGATTAAATGCTTCAATTGAGGCTGCTAGAGCAGGAAATGAGGGTCGTGGTTTTGGTATAGTAGCTCAGGAGGTACGTAATCTTTCTTCTGATTCATCAAATTCAATAAAAAAAATAGAAGATCAATTGTTTGAGATAAAAGATTTAATAAGCAATATTACTGAAAGTATTTATAAAAATTCTACTACTACTAAAAAAGAGGCTAAAACATTGAAATATATAAAAAATAATGTAATAAGTATTGAAAATAACATTGAAAAATTAACTAAATAA
- a CDS encoding NAD(P)/FAD-dependent oxidoreductase — translation MVIKIKIAIMGAGLSGLACALTLEQKGITPVIFEKRREFGDRFVNCEILLSALSKPINDAIKYFSEKHKIYLNPASNIKELIIHSPHQTAVIKGNLGYTNLRGRIDNSFEKQLGQQVKSKVRFKSSKSYEKLLHEYSHVILATGDAAYAQKISSYDTAFTVKLKGANIKGDFAISSVHAWLNNDFAPQGYCYLIPISHDRANIVIAYPEYPRNKKIDSNLLWEKFKKGVANTLNQSLEIYEQFEITEYMVGICQYPRIGNTFLVGNNFGSIMPFLGFGQVAAILTGIYAALDISGQGDYQDLTKRLRKSFNNSLTLRKTMEKMSNDNFDTLVKSLKGRIGQGIFTGKLNYLKVVSKLLKPFV, via the coding sequence GTGGTGATAAAAATTAAGATAGCAATCATGGGGGCGGGCTTATCAGGCTTAGCCTGTGCCCTTACTTTAGAACAAAAGGGAATTACCCCGGTTATTTTTGAGAAAAGGAGAGAATTTGGTGATAGGTTTGTTAACTGTGAAATTCTATTATCTGCTTTATCAAAACCAATTAATGATGCCATTAAATATTTTTCAGAGAAACATAAGATATATCTTAATCCAGCCAGTAATATCAAAGAACTTATTATTCATTCACCCCATCAAACTGCTGTTATAAAAGGAAATTTGGGTTATACCAATTTGCGAGGAAGAATAGATAATTCCTTTGAAAAACAACTGGGACAACAGGTAAAAAGTAAAGTCAGGTTTAAATCCAGCAAATCATATGAAAAACTATTACACGAATACAGTCATGTTATTCTGGCAACAGGTGATGCTGCCTATGCCCAGAAAATAAGCAGTTATGACACTGCCTTTACAGTCAAATTGAAGGGAGCTAATATTAAAGGTGATTTTGCTATTAGCTCAGTACATGCCTGGCTAAATAATGATTTTGCTCCCCAGGGGTATTGTTATTTAATACCAATCTCCCATGATAGAGCTAATATTGTTATTGCTTATCCAGAATACCCCAGGAATAAAAAAATTGACTCTAATTTACTATGGGAGAAATTTAAAAAGGGAGTAGCAAATACCCTAAATCAATCCCTTGAAATATATGAGCAATTTGAAATAACAGAATATATGGTTGGAATATGCCAATACCCCAGGATAGGGAATACATTCCTGGTAGGTAATAATTTTGGTTCTATCATGCCTTTTTTAGGGTTCGGGCAGGTGGCAGCAATACTAACTGGTATTTATGCTGCCCTTGATATCTCTGGCCAGGGAGATTATCAGGATTTAACCAAACGCCTGCGAAAAAGTTTTAATAACTCACTGACCCTTAGAAAAACTATGGAAAAGATGAGCAATGATAATTTTGATACCCTTGTTAAATCCTTAAAGGGTAGAATAGGGCAGGGTATTTTTACAGGTAAATTAAATTACCTAAAGGTAGTAAGCAAACTACTAAAGCCCTTTGTTTAA
- a CDS encoding PaaI family thioesterase yields MNKEIDKYVKNDRFAEYTGIKLIKVDKGYALARLEITDKHLNGVNIVQGGAIFTLADYAFAAASNSKGAVTLGINANISYFKPAQGKLLIAEAREISSSRKLCNYKVDIYDESNDLIAGFNATGYIKG; encoded by the coding sequence ATGAACAAAGAAATAGATAAATATGTTAAAAATGATAGATTTGCTGAATATACAGGCATAAAGCTCATTAAAGTTGATAAAGGATATGCTTTAGCCAGGTTGGAAATTACAGATAAACACTTAAATGGTGTAAATATAGTTCAGGGTGGTGCAATATTTACCCTGGCAGACTATGCCTTTGCTGCGGCTTCAAATTCTAAGGGAGCTGTTACTTTAGGAATAAACGCTAATATATCGTATTTCAAACCAGCACAGGGCAAATTACTTATTGCTGAAGCCAGAGAAATATCATCAAGCAGAAAACTCTGTAATTATAAAGTAGACATTTATGATGAAAGCAATGATTTGATTGCCGGGTTTAATGCTACTGGTTATATAAAAGGCTAA
- a CDS encoding uracil-DNA glycosylase has protein sequence MEWEELEQACQACQRCSLYKTRNKLVFGGGNRDASLMFIGEGPGRQEDATGIPFVGKSGQLLDKILAAIDVKREDVYIGNIVKCRPPNNRDPREDEKKACLPYLRNQVHLIRPRIIVCLGRVAAQSIISPDFKITRQHGSWTERKGYYLTATYHPSALLRVPSRKKEAWEDFKKIKEKLASVQKEP, from the coding sequence GTGGAGTGGGAAGAATTAGAACAGGCCTGTCAGGCATGTCAGCGCTGTTCATTATATAAAACAAGGAATAAACTTGTTTTTGGTGGTGGTAATAGAGATGCCTCACTGATGTTTATTGGTGAAGGGCCTGGCCGTCAGGAGGATGCTACAGGTATACCCTTTGTTGGAAAGTCAGGACAGCTGCTGGATAAAATTCTGGCAGCTATTGATGTCAAAAGGGAGGATGTCTATATTGGCAATATTGTCAAATGTCGGCCGCCTAATAACCGTGACCCCAGAGAAGATGAGAAAAAAGCCTGTTTACCTTATCTCCGCAATCAGGTTCACCTTATTAGACCAAGAATTATAGTATGTTTAGGCCGGGTTGCTGCCCAGTCGATTATTAGCCCTGATTTTAAGATTACCAGACAGCATGGTAGCTGGACAGAACGCAAGGGTTATTACCTAACTGCTACCTATCACCCTTCTGCACTTTTGAGGGTTCCATCAAGAAAAAAAGAGGCCTGGGAGGATTTTAAAAAAATAAAAGAAAAATTAGCCAGTGTGCAAAAAGAACCTTGA
- a CDS encoding 2-phosphosulfolactate phosphatase, whose protein sequence is MEINILQLIEGAKKARGLTVIIDVFRAFSTACYAFSRGVNRIIPVGDLELAYSLKEENMDYILMGERQGKILPGFDFGNSPTHILEADLTAKTVVHTTSAGTQGIVNATQADEIITASFVNAAAVSEYIKVKNPAVVSLVCMGNACEYEAEEDTLCAQYLKNALEGKPCLKKGEIKEILQKNAGQRFFDPASQAWAPKTDFQLCTDLDRFNFVLKAIKNKEGYYQLQRV, encoded by the coding sequence ATGGAGATAAATATATTGCAATTAATTGAGGGAGCAAAAAAGGCAAGGGGGTTAACTGTAATAATTGATGTTTTCCGAGCCTTTTCCACTGCCTGTTATGCTTTTAGTAGAGGGGTTAATAGGATTATCCCGGTTGGTGATTTAGAGCTGGCTTACAGCTTAAAGGAAGAAAATATGGACTATATCCTGATGGGCGAAAGACAGGGTAAAATACTACCTGGCTTTGATTTTGGTAATTCACCGACTCATATCTTGGAGGCAGATTTGACTGCTAAAACAGTGGTACACACAACAAGCGCGGGAACTCAGGGTATTGTTAATGCTACCCAGGCAGATGAAATTATTACTGCCAGTTTTGTTAATGCGGCTGCAGTAAGTGAGTATATTAAGGTAAAAAATCCAGCAGTAGTATCTTTAGTCTGTATGGGCAATGCCTGTGAATATGAGGCTGAGGAAGACACCCTCTGTGCCCAATACCTTAAAAATGCCTTAGAGGGAAAACCATGTTTAAAAAAGGGTGAAATCAAAGAAATATTGCAGAAGAATGCTGGTCAGAGATTCTTTGATCCAGCCAGTCAAGCCTGGGCACCGAAAACAGATTTTCAGCTGTGTACAGACCTGGATAGATTCAACTTTGTTTTAAAGGCTATAAAAAATAAAGAGGGATATTACCAACTACAAAGAGTATGA